The window CGGGATTCGGCCGTCATTCTTCCCCTGTAAATGCAATTCTATGGATGTATCTTCCGATGATTCCGGTCGTAAAATATGTAACATAGTTTCCATGGTCTGCCGAATATCACCGCCGTCGACTAGATCAAACAGGTGGAGATTTTCCAGGGGATGAGCAATACTTTCGCCCAGCAATTCTTCCATCTGTTGGTTATAGTCAAAGATGCGACCGGATGATGTTACTGTGAGTGCCGGAAGTTTTTGGAACGATTTGGAGATGGTTAAACCTCTCTCGAATCCTGAAATTTCAAACTGCGGTTGATTATGAATAAAGTCCATATAAACCCCATCTTCCCTGCTATTCAAATTTGTATTGACATCCGTATAATTATTCAGAGTGTTTCGTAACATTATCCTCAAATTGGTATAGTGAAATTCAATTATCATACCAGTCATTTATGAGAATACATAAACATAAAACAAACAAAAGTTTAACATAAATAAACCAGGGCGAATAGGATTGCACAAACTATGACCACAGTGTAAGAAATAACACATTGTCGTGTATTGTGGTACACAGTCCTTTCGAGAATTGCCATAGAATACAGGGTGAGAGATAGTCCGAGCGCTCGATGATTAACTCAGGCGAACATGGTGATACAGGAGATTTAAAACAGAAAAATAGTGTAAATTTGTGAGGAGAGGATGCAACTCAAATAATGAAGTAGAGACTCGAATCCACAACCGATGCAGTTTATTTGAGTCAGAGTGCAGAAAACTGATTCTGGAACTATTAGTAATAGTAATAATTCCTATTTTCCGCTTGGAAATCAAATCTGAATTTTTCATATTATCTTTACAATTCTGACAATACACTGGTTCATATTGCTTTTCGAACAGGGCAATAAGAAGACAGTGGTAAAATTTTAGTGTAAACGGTAATTCATAACAATGAAGGAAAAAGGAAAATATTATGGAAGAACCAAATGTAGGCGGCTGTCCTTTTCACGAGGGAGAGTCCATGTCCGAAGCAGGTGGAGGAACAACAAATGAAGACTGGTGGCCCAATAAACTGAATCTGGATATTTTGCGCCAGCATTCCTCATTGTCGAGTCCCCTGGATGAGGATTTTAACTACGCCGAGGAATTTGAAAAACTGGATTTTCAGGCCGTGAAACAGGATCTCCATGATGTCATGACCGATTCCAAAGATTGGTGGCCTGCGGACTGGGGACACTACGGACCGCTGTTTATCCGGATGGCGTGGCACAGCGCAGGTACTTATCGCGTGGCAGATGGTCGCGGAGGCGGAAGTACCGGGAATCAGCGTTTTGCTCCGGTCAATGCCTGGCCTGATAACGTGAGCCTCGACAAAGCGCGTCGTTTGCTCTGGCCTGTTAAACAGAAATACGGTAAAAAACTTTCCTGGGCTGACCTGATGATCCTGGCCGGGAATGTCGCCCTGGAATCCATGGGCTTTGAAACCTTTGGTTTCGGGGGCGGACGTGAAGATGTCTGGGAACCGGAGAAAGATATCAACTGGGGACCGGAACACGAGTGGCTGGCAGACGAGCGCCACGATGACGAGGGCAATCTGGAAGGCCGGCTTGCTGCCGATCATATGGGGCTTATCTATGTGAACCCGGAAGGTCCGAACGGCGAACCGGATCCGGAAAAATCCGCAAAATTCATTCGTCAGTCCTTTAAGCGCATGGCTATGAACGATGAAGAAACGGTTGCACTGATCGCCGGCGGACACACCTTCGGCAAAGTACACGGTGCGGCTCCCGAAGAACACAACGGCCCGGATCCCGAGGCGGCGCCTATCGAGCAGCAAGGATTGGGTTGGAAGAATGACTATGGTACTGGTAAAGGCCCTGACACCATCACTAGTGGCCTGGAGGGCGCGTGGACCGATAAGCCGACCGATTGGGACATGGGCTTCTTTGAGAACCTGTTCGAATATGAATGGGAGCTGACCAAAAGTCCTGCCGGGAAATACCAGTGGACACCGAAAGACGATGCCGCCAAAGATACAGTGCCTGACGCGCACGATCCTAACAAGAAGAATGCTCCGATGATGCTCACCACGGATCTCGCGCTGAAAGTTGATCCGGAATACGAAAAGATCTCCAGGCGATTCTATGAGAACCCGGATGAGTTTGCAGATGCTTTTGCCCGTGCATGGTTTAAACTGGTGCATCGCGATATGGGGCCCAAGTCCCGGTATCTCGGTCCGGAAGTGCCTGAGGAAGATCTGCTCTGGCAGGACCCGATCCCGGAAGTGGATCATGAACTAATCAATGATAAAGATATCGAGGATCTTAAAGGGAAAATCCTGAACTCTGGTCACTCCGTATCTGAGCTCGTATCTACTGCGTGGGCTTCCGCATCTACCTTCCGTGGCTCCGATAAGCGCGGTGGCGCAAATGGCGCCCGTGTGCGGCTGGCTCCTCAAAAGGGTTGGGAAGTCAATAATCCGAAACAGCTGGCAAAAGTCCTGGAGTCGCTTGAAGGTATTCAGGAAGGGTTCAATAATGCCCAGTCAGGTGATAAACAGGTATCTCTGGCGGATCTGATCGTACTTGGTGGCTGCGCCGCAGTTGAAAAGGCGGCAAAAGATGCAGGTCATGATATTACAGTGCCATTTACTCCAGGACGCGCCGATGCCACTGAAGAACAGACGGATGTGGAATCTTTTGAGGTGCTTAAACCGGTGGCGGATGGATTCCGGAATTACAAAGATGCGGATCATGACTGCGTTACGGAAGCGATGTTAATTGATAAAGCTCAGTTACTGACTTTAACTGCTCCCGAAATGACGGTACTCGTCGGCGGTATGCGGGCACTCGACGCGAACTACGACGGTTCAGCGCATGGCGTCTTCACTGAAGATCCGGAAACGCTGACGAACGACTTTTTTGTGAACGTGTTGGATATGGATACCACCTGGAATCCAATCGATGATGACGAGGAATTGTTTGAAGTCGTTGATCGTGACACCGGCGAGCGAAAATGGACAGCAACTCGAGCTGATCTGATCTTTGGTTCGAATTCCGAACTCCGGGCTCTGGCAGAAGTCTACGCTTCCGATGATGCTGAGGATAAATTCGTTCAGGATTTTGTCGCTGCATGGGACAAAGTCATGAATTTGGATCGGTTTGAGCTGGAGTAACCACAGGTAAGTGTGACAACATCTGTTAGTGATATACAGACGCAACAGCCTCAAACCGAGGCTGTTGCGTTTGTAATTGAGCGCCGACTAAGTATCTCCCAAAACATTTGAGCGAATGGACAATATGCCCAAGGCAGTTTGTGCAGACATCTGTTTAAACCGCACACACTTCCGCTATATTTCTTGATGACTAACAATAGTGTTGAGTGCACCTGTTCTGTGGAGTGTTATAAAAAAAGTTGGAGCGTCGATTATTTTGTCATTTGGCCGTAATTTGTGCGTAAGACGGCTTTTTTGGACGAGGTAAAAAACGGATAAAAATTACCTGATGACAAAACTTAACCCCTCTATAAGCAGGTATTACAGAGGGGTTATGACGGGTGCCGGAGGAGGGACTCGAACCCACACATTTTGCATTGATGGGGATTCCGGGGTGCTGAGAATTGAACCAGGAGGTTTGATTGTTTACAAATCAGCAGGTAAACACTGAAAGGAAAACCATCCAAGAAGTCCCTGGAGTGAGCGGCAATGGGGCCAGGGGAGTAAACCGCCAAAAAAACACAATTTAACTGTATTCCAGTTATGCGTTCCTACCTTACCATTGATTTTCAGGACTTTTTGCTATATCCCATAGAAAATGTGGCGAATTACCGTATAGATAATCAAATTGGATGGGCTTTATCACCGGCTGGATTATTTTATGAAGAGATTGTCTAGTGATACCATATAAAATAGTTTACCGGGGTAATATCACTTTCCACAATCGTTGAATAATTTCCTTCAATTATCAATATCACCCAATTGCTGGTTTTTAATTCCACTTCATCGGGGTCTCCTTAAGCCTGTAGAATGTGTAAACTCGTGCTTGGAACATCAGTTATAAAATGTTGTTCACGGAAGCAACATCGCATGGATTCATCACTTGATTCATGTTATATTCTTTGGCAGTAACACATAATCCCAGAAAAGGACCAGGGAAACCGGTAATGGCCGGGGTGGTATGGAAATATCTGAGGGATTAGTAGATAACGCTACAGGACACGCCCGATGAAAGAGAAGATTACAGCGAACGTCGACAACGCGAAACAACTTGAAAAATTATACCGGTCCGACCAACAGGGATTTGCCAACGCCTTCTTTGCCATCCTCCCGGAGATTGCAGATACCAGGATGGCCGAATTCTGGAAAGCCCGGTTGGACTACGAGGAACGGTCAGAACCGTCCGTTCGCATATCGGCAACGGATATCCTGTATCTGATCGCCGCCTGCGTCCTCACCGGATTGCTTATTAAAATACCGCAATGGTTCGGCATCAATGCAGAGGAGGCGTTATTCTATGAGAAAAACGCCGGGCTCATTGTCCTATTCGGATTATCCTTCTATGCATTCCTTACAAAGAACGTCCTCAAGACGCGTGACATCCTCATTACCGCGGCTATCTTTCTTCTGTCCGCTGTATACATCAATCTGCTCCCAACACAGCAGAGCAGTGATTCCATCCTGTTAGCCTTTCTCCATTTGCCGTTGATGCTGTGGTGTCTCTACGGGTTGGTGTTTATTGACTTTGACCTTGCGGATACCCACAAGCGGATCGATTACATCAAGTACAACGGGGAGTTAGCGATTCTTGTTGCCCTTATCGCTATTGCCGGGGGCATGTTAACTGGCGTCACCATTGGATTATTTGCTGCTATTGAAATTAACATTGAGCAGTGGTACTTCGATTACATTGTCATCTGGGGCGCCGTGTCCGCCCCGATCGTCGCCACGTTTATTGTGCGAAAATTCCCGTTTGTTGCCAATAAAATCGTCCCGATTATTGCGAATATTTTTAGCCCGCTCGTGCTGATAACATTGGTCGTGTATCTCATCAGTATTGTGCTCACCGGAAAAGACCCGTATCATGACCGGGATTTTTTACTTGTTTTCAATCTCCTGCTCCTGGGCGTCATGGGGATTATTGCATTTGCTGTTTCCGAGACGTCGATGAAGAGTGCCCACAGGTTTACCGGGATAACTCTGTTGGCACTGGTTCTCGCAACACTGATTACTGATGTAGTTGCATTGTCGGCAATCCTGTATCGCCTCGGCGAATACGGGTTGACTCCGAACAGGACGGCGGTGCTGGGCGCTAACCTCCTGATTTTCGGCAACCTGGTGCTCATCATGCGTGATCTCTATGGAGTTAACTTCAAAAACAGAGCGATTGACCAGGTCGAAATAACTATAGCAAAATATCTGCCCATTTACGCAGGTTGGACTGTTGTTGTGGTTTTTGGGTTTCCGCTGATGTTTGGATGGAAATAACTGGCCTTGTTTGTCTTTAAATTTACGTAGAATCCAAGTAAATAGAATAATTAAAGTTGTGAGAAAAAATGAGGAATTGATGAGTACTAAAGATAATATTCGAAATATTATCAGTTGGCTATTTGGCGCGGTATTCTTAACTCTCGGTGTATTGAATGGGTGGTTAGTCCATCCCGTTCCAGGTGTTTTTTACTTATTGGTTGCTCTCCTATACTCCCCAATGGGAAGTACTATTCTCAAAGAAAGGTTTGGGCTCCTCATGCCGTTCGGAGTAAAAATCAATCTGGGGCTCGTTATTCTCTGGGGAACGTTAGCCGTGGGCGATCTTGCGGAAATGTTCGGGCTGTAGGGATCGTGTTCTGCAGGTATATGGACAGATAAAACGTGGTGAACCCCCAAAAACATTAGAAGACATCGGCAATGAGAAAGGTGACAAAACGATGAAAACAACACCGGAACACAATGAGCGCATCGCAAATATGACGTTTGCCTCAGTCTATCCGCACTATATTGCAAAAGTTGAGCGAAAGGGCCGTACTAAAGACGAGTTATTGCAGGTTATTGAGTGGTTGACGGGCTTCAATGAACAGAAACTGCAAGAAATAATTGATGAGAAAGTGACGTTTGAGATCTTTTTTCAGCAAGCAACACTCAATCCAAATGCCCACCTTATTACAGGTGTCATCTGTGGCTACCGGATAGAAGAAATTGACAATCCGTTAACGAAACAGGTCCGGTATTTAGACAAATTGGTGGACGAATTGGCTAAAGGGAAAAAGCTGGAAAGTATCATGCGGAGTGCATGAAAATCGACACACAGATGCAGTCAGATAAATATCATCCCGGCGATATTTATAATTCCACTCCTGAATGTCACTGCTATCGCCTGTGCTTAATTTATGCTCAGGAATATTCAGTCGCAGAAAATATAGATGACTGATTAATCAACCGGAAACAAATTCAGTATAATCCGGAAAGGGAAAGCACACTACCAGACTCCAGCAATTTATTTAAACAATTGCCCTTGACTTACCTTGGGAATGTAACCAGTTTATCCATTGAATTAGCAGCATTTGTGGGTAGTTATCACCTTTTCAGTTCTTAGAAGCGATTTAATAGAAAGTTTCGATTCATCGGGAGTGGTCTACTGAGGCTTCCTCCAGGGAAAAAATTAGTAAAGTATTCACGGGTGAAGGAAAATATGCAGGATACAAAAAAATATGCAAATCTGTTCGAAAAAGCCGCGTATCCAGCATCCTTATCCCGAATGCCCGACGGAGTATTGGTTGATGTCAATGAAGCATTTGAACAGACGTTTGGTTATTCCAGGGGGGAAGCGCTCGGTAAAACCACCCGGGAGTTAGGGATAAATCCTGATGCTGAAACCCGGAAGCGGATTCTCAAATCTTTGCAGGAAACCGGTGCAGTCCACCGCGAGGAGATGCCGCTCCGGACCAGATCAGGGGACGAGCGGGTATTTTTAGTCAATATGGACATCCTGGACATCGATGGTGAACAATTTATTCTTAACACGACGCAGGACATCACCGATCAGAAGCGGGCGCAGGAGTCGCTGGAGGAGAGCGAGGCGCGGTACCGCAACCTGATCGACGTCGCCCCGACCGGTATCGCTGTGCACTGTGACGGAAAGGTTGTGTTTGTGAATCCGGCGGGCGCCCGAATTCTGGGTGCGCAATCGCCGGAGGATCTCGTTGGAAAGCCGATTAGTGCAATCATTCATCCCGATGGATTAGCACAGGCCCGACAACGGATTCAACGGATGCTTTCAGGTAAACAAGGATTGTATCCCGTCGAAGATGTTTATATCAAAATGGACGGTACGCCATTACATGTGGAGGTGGTGGCGACTGTGCTGACCTATCGGGGCAAACCTGCTGTGCAGGTGGTTGTTACCGATATCACGGAAAGGCGCGAAGCCCAGAAGAAAATCCGGGCCTCGGAGGAGCAGTATCACGCCTTCTTCGAGCACAGCATGGATGCCATACTGTTGACGGCGCCGGACGGAACCATCCTGGAAGCGAATCCCGCCGCGTGTGCCATGTTCGAACGCACTGAAGAAGAGATTATCCGGGCGGGCCGGGCCGGACTGGTCGATTCGTCCGATCCGCGACTTGCCGAAATGTTGGAGGAACGAAAAAAGACTGGGAAAACAAGTGGCGAACTGACGATGTTTCGGCGGGACGGCACCCCATTTCCGGTGGAAATTACCTCCGCGGTCTTCGAGGACAGCGACGGAAAAATGCGAACGAGTATGATTTTGCGGGATATCTCTGACAAGAAGAGAGCGAATGAGGCGTTGACAGCGAGTGAAGAGCGGCTACGGCTTTCTACCGAGCTGGCGAATGTGGCCGTCTGGGAATACGATTTCCGCATCAATGAAATGTCCAGATCCGACAATCATGACGAATTGTACGGATTAGATTGGCAGGATGTCTGGAGAATTGACACTTTCCTGAATGCAACGCATCCGGACGATCGTGAGTTATCGAACAGAAAAATACAGGAAGCGGTGGCACCGGGTGGGCCTGACCGGTATCAGTTCGATTTTCGGATTATCTACCCGGATGAGTCGATTCATTGGCTCGTGGTTGTCGGAGAAGTCGTAGAACGCAATGCTCAGGGCGAAGGAATTATTGTCCGGGGGAGTTTGGTCGATATCACCAATCGCAAACTGACGGAACAGGAGCTACGGGCGAATGAACAGAAATACCGCGACCTCTTCCACAGCATACAGGATGCGATTTTGGTGGCCGACACAAAACGGGAGATTATCGATTGCAATATGGCTTTCACTCACTTGTTTGGCTATACACTGGAGGAAGTCAAGGGAAAACAAACTGCGTATGTATATGCTAATTCGGAAGATTATCAGCGCATGGGGACACAACTCGCCGACCATATGGAGGATCCCGAATTTACGCTGGTGGTTGAATTCCGGAAAAAGTCCGGTGAAACCTTCCGCGGCGAAACGGCAACAAATTACCTGCAGGAACCGAATGGGAAAGTCATTGGGTTTATAGGGTTGATACGGGATGTCACCGCGCGGGAAAAGCGTCTGAGAGAGCTGGCGGAATCCCGGCAGGAATTACGCGCGTTAGCCGCCCACCTGCAATCGGTGCGGGAGGAGGAACGCCAAGCGTTGGCGCGGGATCTCCATGATGATACCGGCCAGGTATTTACCGCCCTCAATATGGATCTCTCGTTCCTGGAACAGTCCCTTGAGAATGCCAAATTGCCTGCGACGGAGACGGCGATGGTGTTGGACGAGATCCATTCGATGACACATACCATCGACGGGGCGATGCATCGATTGCGGCAGATTTTAATGAACTTACGGCCGACCGTCCTGGAAAATTTGGGATTGGGCGCCGCCTTGGAACAACTCACGGAACATTATCAAACTGAAGTGGCATTACAGGTACTGTACGACAATAGGATAAACCGGGTAACACTTGGTTCGGAAAACGATTTGGCCGTATACCGAATTGTACAGGAAGCGCTGACAAATGTTGTGCGGCACGCCAAAGCCTCTCAGGTATCGATCACGGTACAAGAAGAGGGGAACGAATTACACGTTTCGATTCAGGATGATGGCATTGGAATTTCAGAATCGGAAATTCCGTCGAAAAACCATTTTGGAGTAATTGGTATGCGGGAGCGAGCGAAAGTCGCGGGGGGAGATATGACTATGGCGCGGAACGATGAATCTGGGACGACCGTCAGCGTTCGTATCCCGTTAG is drawn from Candidatus Neomarinimicrobiota bacterium and contains these coding sequences:
- a CDS encoding PAS domain-containing protein, whose protein sequence is MLRNTLNNYTDVNTNLNSREDGVYMDFIHNQPQFEISGFERGLTISKSFQKLPALTVTSSGRIFDYNQQMEELLGESIAHPLENLHLFDLVDGGDIRQTMETMLHILRPESSEDTSIELHLQGKNDGRIPMRVVIHKTVLNGNRTGLILTFISDYQS
- the katG gene encoding catalase/peroxidase HPI, with the protein product MEEPNVGGCPFHEGESMSEAGGGTTNEDWWPNKLNLDILRQHSSLSSPLDEDFNYAEEFEKLDFQAVKQDLHDVMTDSKDWWPADWGHYGPLFIRMAWHSAGTYRVADGRGGGSTGNQRFAPVNAWPDNVSLDKARRLLWPVKQKYGKKLSWADLMILAGNVALESMGFETFGFGGGREDVWEPEKDINWGPEHEWLADERHDDEGNLEGRLAADHMGLIYVNPEGPNGEPDPEKSAKFIRQSFKRMAMNDEETVALIAGGHTFGKVHGAAPEEHNGPDPEAAPIEQQGLGWKNDYGTGKGPDTITSGLEGAWTDKPTDWDMGFFENLFEYEWELTKSPAGKYQWTPKDDAAKDTVPDAHDPNKKNAPMMLTTDLALKVDPEYEKISRRFYENPDEFADAFARAWFKLVHRDMGPKSRYLGPEVPEEDLLWQDPIPEVDHELINDKDIEDLKGKILNSGHSVSELVSTAWASASTFRGSDKRGGANGARVRLAPQKGWEVNNPKQLAKVLESLEGIQEGFNNAQSGDKQVSLADLIVLGGCAAVEKAAKDAGHDITVPFTPGRADATEEQTDVESFEVLKPVADGFRNYKDADHDCVTEAMLIDKAQLLTLTAPEMTVLVGGMRALDANYDGSAHGVFTEDPETLTNDFFVNVLDMDTTWNPIDDDEELFEVVDRDTGERKWTATRADLIFGSNSELRALAEVYASDDAEDKFVQDFVAAWDKVMNLDRFELE
- a CDS encoding DUF4153 domain-containing protein; amino-acid sequence: MKEKITANVDNAKQLEKLYRSDQQGFANAFFAILPEIADTRMAEFWKARLDYEERSEPSVRISATDILYLIAACVLTGLLIKIPQWFGINAEEALFYEKNAGLIVLFGLSFYAFLTKNVLKTRDILITAAIFLLSAVYINLLPTQQSSDSILLAFLHLPLMLWCLYGLVFIDFDLADTHKRIDYIKYNGELAILVALIAIAGGMLTGVTIGLFAAIEINIEQWYFDYIVIWGAVSAPIVATFIVRKFPFVANKIVPIIANIFSPLVLITLVVYLISIVLTGKDPYHDRDFLLVFNLLLLGVMGIIAFAVSETSMKSAHRFTGITLLALVLATLITDVVALSAILYRLGEYGLTPNRTAVLGANLLIFGNLVLIMRDLYGVNFKNRAIDQVEITIAKYLPIYAGWTVVVVFGFPLMFGWK
- a CDS encoding DUF2200 domain-containing protein; the encoded protein is MKTTPEHNERIANMTFASVYPHYIAKVERKGRTKDELLQVIEWLTGFNEQKLQEIIDEKVTFEIFFQQATLNPNAHLITGVICGYRIEEIDNPLTKQVRYLDKLVDELAKGKKLESIMRSA
- a CDS encoding PAS domain S-box protein, with the translated sequence MQDTKKYANLFEKAAYPASLSRMPDGVLVDVNEAFEQTFGYSRGEALGKTTRELGINPDAETRKRILKSLQETGAVHREEMPLRTRSGDERVFLVNMDILDIDGEQFILNTTQDITDQKRAQESLEESEARYRNLIDVAPTGIAVHCDGKVVFVNPAGARILGAQSPEDLVGKPISAIIHPDGLAQARQRIQRMLSGKQGLYPVEDVYIKMDGTPLHVEVVATVLTYRGKPAVQVVVTDITERREAQKKIRASEEQYHAFFEHSMDAILLTAPDGTILEANPAACAMFERTEEEIIRAGRAGLVDSSDPRLAEMLEERKKTGKTSGELTMFRRDGTPFPVEITSAVFEDSDGKMRTSMILRDISDKKRANEALTASEERLRLSTELANVAVWEYDFRINEMSRSDNHDELYGLDWQDVWRIDTFLNATHPDDRELSNRKIQEAVAPGGPDRYQFDFRIIYPDESIHWLVVVGEVVERNAQGEGIIVRGSLVDITNRKLTEQELRANEQKYRDLFHSIQDAILVADTKREIIDCNMAFTHLFGYTLEEVKGKQTAYVYANSEDYQRMGTQLADHMEDPEFTLVVEFRKKSGETFRGETATNYLQEPNGKVIGFIGLIRDVTAREKRLRELAESRQELRALAAHLQSVREEERQALARDLHDDTGQVFTALNMDLSFLEQSLENAKLPATETAMVLDEIHSMTHTIDGAMHRLRQILMNLRPTVLENLGLGAALEQLTEHYQTEVALQVLYDNRINRVTLGSENDLAVYRIVQEALTNVVRHAKASQVSITVQEEGNELHVSIQDDGIGISESEIPSKNHFGVIGMRERAKVAGGDMTMARNDESGTTVSVRIPLGS